The sequence below is a genomic window from Candidatus Palauibacter australiensis.
ATCCCCGTCCTGCCCGTCGGCTACGAGGCGGCCACCGAGATCCTGTCCCGCATGACCGGCCCCGAGGTCCCGCCCGGCTGGGCGGCGGGGATGGAGGTGGCCTACCGCATCGAGGGCGGCCCCGACCTCACGGTGCGGGTGCGCGTCAACCAGCCCATGAAGCTCACCCGCGCGACCAACGTGGTGGGCACCGTGTTCGGCAGCGAGTTCCCGAACGAGTGGTTCATCCTGGGCGCGCACTACGACCCCTGGGGCTTCGGCGCCATCGACCCCAACGGCGGCACCGCGATGCTGCTGACCCTCGCCGAGGCGCTGGGCGAGATGTCGCGGGACGACGAGTGCCGGCCGCGCCGCTCGATCATGATCGCGCACTGGGACGCGGAGGAGTACGGCATCATCGGCTCGACCGAGTGGGTCGAGGAGTTCCGCGAGTCGCTGGAGGCGAACGCGATCGCCTACATCAACGCCGACGCCGCCGTGTCGGGCGCCAACTTCGGCAGCTCCTCCTCGCCGTCGCTCAAGGGGCAGATCATCGAGGCCACGAAGGCGGTGACGTACCCCGGCACCGGCGAACCCCTGTACGACTGGTGGCTGGAGCGCGCGGGCGAGGGAGCGATGGAACCCGGCCTCGGCAACCTCGGCGGCGGCTCCGACCATGTCGGCTTCTACACCCACGCGGGCGTGCCGTCCGGCTCGCTCTCCTCCGGCAACCCCGGCGGCGTCTACCACTCCAACTACGACAACTTCGCCTGGTACGAGCGCTTCGGGGACAGCACGTTCGCCCACGGGCCGATGATCGCCCGGGCCGACGGGATCCTCGCGCTCCGCTTCGCCAACGCCGACGTGCTCCCCTACGACGTGGTCCGCTACGCGACCGACACCCGCACCCATGTCGAGACGCTGTACGACGTCGCGGCCCAGCGCGGCCTGAGGGTCGACCTGTCGCGGCTCGTCGACACCACGCGGGGGCTGGACGAGGCCGCCGCGGTCCTGGTGGCGGCGCGCGAGCGCTGGCTCGGCTCGGGGGAGGTGGACGCGGCGCAGGCCGAGGCCGTGAACCGGGCGCTGATCGGACTGGAGAAGGCCTGGCTGAACGACCGGGGACTCCAGGGCCGGCCGTGGAGCCGCTCGATCTACGTCTCGCCGGACCCGTTCAGCGGCTACGCCTCGTGGATGCTGCCGGGCCTCCGCTACGAGATCGAGACCGACGACCGGGCGGACCTGCCCGGCTGGGAACGCGTCTACATCGGCGCCGTGCGGAACCTGGCCGAGCGGATGCGCGCCGTGGCCGCGATGATGCCGTAGGCCCCCCGATCAGCGGGGCGGTCTCCGCGGCCTGCGCTCGACGAAGATGCGCGGCTCGCCCAGCACAATGTCCCGGCGGAACTCCGCGGCCGCCGCTTGTCTGGCGGCACCGGCACCCCGAGGCCAGGGCAGCGCCTTCGACAAGTCCACCGTGTAGCCTGCGTCCACCAGGGCGCCCAGGGAGATCGAATTGGCATCCCAACCGCCGAAGGGACCCATGAGTTCGTAATTCACGATGGCCTCGTGCCAATGCGACCCGCAGTTTGTTTGAATGGGAACGCCGGGCAGGTCGGGATCGCCTCCACCGGCGCGGAAGGCCTCCACCGCGTGCGGACCTGTGAAGTACCCGCAGTCCGAGGTGGCGAGACCCTCCTCCGACCGCCAATGAACCAACCCGAGGAGGTGGCCGATCTCGTGGCGTGCCAGCCCCTGGCTGGGGAACCCACCCATCACCACGTACCCGCCGCCGGGGTCGAGCGCCGGAGCCTCTCGACCACCGCCAGCCGGGAAGAAGCAACCAGAGGCGTAGCCCGCAATCCCCTCGAGCTCTTCCATTCGGGTGACGACAAGCAGTTCGTCCGCCAGGGCCTTCACCTTGCCGCCGAACGGGTCCCTGTTCGGGCAGCCGGCCTCGCGGTCCGGCCACTCGGTTCCGTCGAGGATGTCGGACCACCAGTCCGCAGCCTCCGTCATGGCCCGGCCGTAGCCGAGCGGCACGGGCTCGTCGACGACGATGTCGATGCCGAACGTCCCCACGGGGTCGCGCACCACGACGTAGGCGACCGCACTGTCCCCGCCGGCGGCCGGGAGAATCGTCACGTCCGCGGATCCGGTTCCGAGGGGCAACAGCGCAAGCCAGCCCTCGGTCACCGAAGCGGCCACAACCGAAGAGTCCGAGATGGTCACCGCCGAAGGGGTGCGGAACTCGTCCGGGAGCGCGAGCGACAGGCCGTTCCCGTCCTCCCGCATCAGCGCGCTGGGCAACAGGCGCACGCCGGGATCCAGGCAGGGGATCACGTCGGTGCTCAGTTCATTGAGCCTCGCACGGATGTCGGAATCGGCAGGAGCG
It includes:
- a CDS encoding M28 family peptidase; this translates as MPASLVPARAAAPLLLAAVLVARPAVAAAQEPGLTGFTAARAVTQLACEARFLDLPRSESFREHLRTITENPHPAGSEAQVRVGDYLARAMEEAGLTVTRHPYDVYLPELTDDVEVHIVTPVAMQLSNREPALAEDRFSGHPDLLNGWNAFSGSGDVTGEVVYANYGRREDYLALDEMGISLAGKVVIARYGGNFRGYKVKFAEERGAVGVIMFNDPGFSGLASYPEGPMMNGETIQRGSVLTLPWTGDPLTPFEPALPLDGAPGDGRSGGRQVERLDPSEVPLHNIPVLPVGYEAATEILSRMTGPEVPPGWAAGMEVAYRIEGGPDLTVRVRVNQPMKLTRATNVVGTVFGSEFPNEWFILGAHYDPWGFGAIDPNGGTAMLLTLAEALGEMSRDDECRPRRSIMIAHWDAEEYGIIGSTEWVEEFRESLEANAIAYINADAAVSGANFGSSSSPSLKGQIIEATKAVTYPGTGEPLYDWWLERAGEGAMEPGLGNLGGGSDHVGFYTHAGVPSGSLSSGNPGGVYHSNYDNFAWYERFGDSTFAHGPMIARADGILALRFANADVLPYDVVRYATDTRTHVETLYDVAAQRGLRVDLSRLVDTTRGLDEAAAVLVAARERWLGSGEVDAAQAEAVNRALIGLEKAWLNDRGLQGRPWSRSIYVSPDPFSGYASWMLPGLRYEIETDDRADLPGWERVYIGAVRNLAERMRAVAAMMP
- a CDS encoding Ig-like domain-containing protein, with protein sequence MKEPHLSRPQILIFATIGACVAWIAACGDGSTDPVPPPPPPPEPPRATTVIISPPRAELTALGETLQLAAQVRDQNGQAMSGVTVTWSTGNAAVATVDASGLVTAVGDGTATISATAGSASGSAEITVDQADRAALVTLYEATGGPNWIDATNWLSDAPLNEWYGVTASADDQVGAVSLRSNNLSGTIPPELGNLAELIGLSLAGNDLAGDFPAFLLELPSLQLLSLGAGFCAPADSDIRARLNELSTDVIPCLDPGVRLLPSALMREDGNGLSLALPDEFRTPSAVTISDSSVVAASVTEGWLALLPLGTGSADVTILPAAGGDSAVAYVVVRDPVGTFGIDIVVDEPVPLGYGRAMTEAADWWSDILDGTEWPDREAGCPNRDPFGGKVKALADELLVVTRMEELEGIAGYASGCFFPAGGGREAPALDPGGGYVVMGGFPSQGLARHEIGHLLGLVHWRSEEGLATSDCGYFTGPHAVEAFRAGGGDPDLPGVPIQTNCGSHWHEAIVNYELMGPFGGWDANSISLGALVDAGYTVDLSKALPWPRGAGAARQAAAAEFRRDIVLGEPRIFVERRPRRPPR